The following proteins are encoded in a genomic region of Nitrospiria bacterium:
- a CDS encoding Na(+)/H(+) antiporter subunit B gives MGRGNVIIRFIAAKFIPFIQLFGLYVIMHGEAGPGGGFQGGVILGASMILYGLVFGFEAVRKTYSQKAGDILSSVGVLLYAGIGLLTLLIGGHFLEYRVLPLGTPQFSSHIGILGIEIGVGITVASVMTILFFEMARRKS, from the coding sequence ATGGGTAGAGGGAATGTCATTATTCGGTTTATCGCGGCAAAGTTTATCCCCTTTATTCAACTGTTTGGTTTGTACGTGATCATGCATGGGGAAGCGGGGCCCGGTGGTGGTTTCCAGGGGGGCGTGATTTTGGGGGCCAGTATGATTTTATATGGCCTGGTTTTTGGTTTTGAAGCGGTGCGAAAAACTTATTCACAAAAAGCAGGAGATATTTTGAGCAGTGTGGGGGTTTTATTGTATGCCGGGATTGGATTACTGACTCTTCTAATCGGGGGCCACTTTTTGGAATACCGAGTTCTGCCATTAGGAACCCCCCAATTTTCAAGCCACATCGGAATTCTGGGGATTGAGATCGGTGTGGGTATTACAGTGGCTTCTGTAATGACCATATTGTTTTTTGAAATGGCAAGGAGAAAATCTTAA
- the mnhG gene encoding monovalent cation/H(+) antiporter subunit G — MEFHVLLSAGFLAIGCFFILVASIGIIRFPDFFSRIHPAGKADTMGQVFVLVGLFIYEGFSFESIKLWLIILFIFIANPTATHAVAKAAYLAGLKPWLKSPAGSSNEGDPTQGGHHSSSSKPGDAIP, encoded by the coding sequence ATGGAATTTCATGTTTTATTATCAGCTGGTTTTCTAGCCATTGGGTGTTTTTTTATTCTAGTGGCTTCTATTGGAATTATCCGGTTTCCTGATTTTTTCTCAAGGATTCATCCCGCAGGAAAAGCAGATACCATGGGGCAGGTTTTTGTTTTGGTGGGGTTGTTTATCTATGAAGGCTTTTCCTTTGAAAGCATCAAACTCTGGTTGATAATCCTTTTTATCTTTATCGCCAATCCAACCGCTACCCATGCGGTTGCGAAGGCAGCTTATTTGGCTGGGTTAAAACCTTGGTTAAAATCCCCGGCGGGATCATCTAACGAAGGAGATCCCACCCAGGGTGGTCACCATTCTTCCTCATCAAAACCTGGAGATGCTATCCCATGA
- a CDS encoding monovalent cation/H+ antiporter subunit D family protein, protein MMAQHLPILPIILPLFAAVLIPLFGRIRVQYAWFFSVGATGFSFLCSSWLLSQVMTGRRVRYFLGNWEPPWGIEYVVDYLSGFVLVIISFMAFVVTVYSWKSVEKEIPKEKVGLFYAVFMLLVTGLLGIVITGDIFNLYVFLEISALSGYVLIAMGGKREALMASYNYLILGTIGATFILLGIGYLYMVTGSLNMADLATLLPPLYENKVVLTGFAFLVVGLCIKVALFPFHIWLPNAYTYAPSVVGTFMAATATKVSAYALVRIMFTVFSPGFDFKMVPVTEILFYLGMAAMLVGPVLAISQTDIRRMLAYSSVGQIGYIVLGISLGNQTGMVGGLVHLLNHALMKGGLFLVVGAIIYKTGITQISELKGMGKRMPLSMAAFTVSALSMIGVPLTVGFVSKWYLGVGALQAGKWIALPIILLSSLLTAVYFWRIIENVYFKGAQGQESGRQREEGPPGMVVPTLGVASLCLVFGVFAFIPVSIAELAAQMLLGKT, encoded by the coding sequence ATGATGGCCCAACACCTCCCCATCCTTCCGATTATTTTACCCCTCTTTGCCGCAGTCCTGATCCCGCTGTTTGGAAGAATCCGGGTTCAGTATGCATGGTTTTTTTCAGTGGGGGCCACCGGTTTTTCTTTTTTATGCTCCAGTTGGCTTCTCTCCCAGGTGATGACCGGGAGGCGGGTGAGGTATTTCCTGGGCAATTGGGAGCCCCCATGGGGAATCGAATATGTGGTGGACTATTTGAGTGGGTTTGTATTGGTCATTATTTCTTTCATGGCCTTTGTGGTGACGGTTTATTCTTGGAAGAGTGTGGAAAAAGAAATACCCAAAGAAAAGGTGGGTCTCTTTTATGCCGTGTTTATGCTTTTGGTCACTGGTCTTCTTGGCATTGTCATCACCGGGGACATATTTAACCTTTATGTTTTTCTGGAAATTTCAGCCCTCAGTGGTTATGTGTTGATTGCCATGGGTGGAAAAAGAGAAGCCCTGATGGCGAGTTATAATTATCTGATTCTTGGGACCATCGGAGCGACATTTATTCTATTGGGAATTGGATACCTTTATATGGTCACCGGGTCTTTGAATATGGCCGATTTGGCGACTCTTTTACCCCCCCTGTATGAAAACAAAGTGGTGTTGACGGGGTTTGCTTTTTTGGTCGTCGGGCTGTGTATCAAGGTTGCCCTTTTCCCTTTTCATATCTGGCTTCCCAATGCTTACACCTATGCGCCTTCAGTGGTGGGAACCTTTATGGCCGCCACTGCGACCAAAGTTTCGGCCTATGCCTTGGTGCGCATTATGTTCACCGTTTTCTCTCCCGGTTTCGATTTTAAAATGGTTCCGGTTACGGAAATTCTATTTTACCTTGGAATGGCCGCGATGCTGGTGGGTCCGGTCCTGGCCATTAGCCAAACGGATATTCGGAGGATGCTGGCTTATTCCAGTGTGGGCCAGATCGGGTATATTGTCTTAGGTATATCCTTAGGGAATCAAACAGGCATGGTGGGAGGTTTAGTTCATTTATTAAATCATGCTTTGATGAAAGGGGGTCTTTTTCTGGTGGTGGGTGCCATTATATACAAAACCGGAATCACACAGATTTCTGAGCTGAAAGGAATGGGAAAGCGGATGCCTTTAAGCATGGCAGCGTTCACCGTGAGTGCCCTTTCGATGATTGGGGTCCCGTTGACGGTAGGGTTTGTCAGTAAGTGGTATTTGGGTGTCGGGGCCCTTCAAGCAGGTAAATGGATTGCCCTTCCCATTATTTTGTTAAGCTCATTGCTGACGGCCGTTTATTTTTGGAGAATCATTGAGAACGTATATTTTAAAGGGGCCCAAGGTCAGGAGAGTGGAAGGCAACGGGAGGAGGGTCCCCCAGGAATGGTTGTCCCCACTTTAGGGGTTGCCTCTTTGTGTTTGGTTTTTGGTGTCTTCGCTTTTATTCCCGTCTCCATTGCCGAATTAGCCGCTCAAATGCTTTTGGGAAAAACATAA
- a CDS encoding hydrogenase subunit MbhD domain-containing protein codes for MIDILLLLILVICAIGAIQMKDLLGATMILGIYSLMMALVWTRLNAVDVAFTEASVGAGITTVLLIAALSRTKRKEEE; via the coding sequence ATGATTGACATACTCCTTCTACTGATTTTGGTCATTTGCGCCATCGGTGCCATTCAGATGAAAGATCTTCTCGGTGCGACTATGATTTTAGGAATCTACAGTTTGATGATGGCATTGGTTTGGACCCGCCTGAATGCAGTGGATGTGGCCTTTACCGAAGCGTCGGTAGGGGCAGGTATTACAACAGTTCTTTTGATTGCCGCATTGAGTCGGACGAAGCGAAAAGAGGAAGAATGA
- the mbhE gene encoding hydrogen gas-evolving membrane-bound hydrogenase subunit E, which produces MKPSIENPQGQQNTHQRRKRVFNFISFLIVFITGGVLIYGTLDMPGFGDPHAPANLHVAPRYIEKIIEETGVENMVTGILASYRGYDTLGETVVIFTAGLSVILLLRRTSRDG; this is translated from the coding sequence ATGAAACCTTCAATTGAAAATCCACAGGGTCAGCAAAACACCCATCAAAGGAGAAAAAGGGTTTTTAACTTCATTTCCTTTCTCATTGTTTTTATAACCGGTGGTGTTTTGATCTATGGGACATTGGATATGCCGGGATTCGGGGATCCCCACGCTCCTGCTAATCTTCATGTCGCTCCCCGATATATTGAAAAGATTATAGAGGAGACAGGTGTTGAGAATATGGTCACCGGGATTCTAGCCAGTTATCGCGGGTATGACACGCTCGGGGAGACCGTGGTGATCTTTACAGCGGGTCTTTCCGTGATTCTTTTACTAAGGAGAACCTCTCGGGATGGGTAG
- a CDS encoding DUF2294 domain-containing protein has translation MKPIKKKGQMEAEISNAMVQFEKEYMGRGPIETKTYIMDDMILVRLNGVLTHAEQQLAKNPTGTELIKKIRANLLEQARALLIETIEKIVPVKVVSLHTDISTKTGERVIIFTLMENLEQQLSNHFS, from the coding sequence ATGAAACCCATAAAGAAAAAAGGCCAGATGGAAGCGGAAATCAGCAATGCCATGGTCCAGTTTGAAAAAGAATACATGGGAAGGGGGCCAATTGAAACCAAAACCTATATCATGGATGATATGATCCTGGTTCGTCTGAATGGGGTCCTTACCCATGCGGAACAGCAACTGGCCAAAAACCCTACAGGGACGGAGCTCATTAAAAAAATTCGGGCCAATTTATTGGAACAGGCAAGGGCGTTACTGATCGAAACCATTGAAAAAATCGTTCCCGTAAAGGTTGTAAGCCTTCATACCGATATCAGCACAAAAACGGGTGAAAGGGTTATCATTTTTACCCTTATGGAAAATTTAGAGCAGCAGTTATCCAACCATTTTTCTTGA
- a CDS encoding Na+/H+ antiporter subunit E: MSVVLTFGVLFSFWILLSGHFDAMHLMLGVVCSYGVAFFSHEFLFQGIRLKTLMNQTFQVIKYLPWFLYQIVIANLDVAYRTLHPKMPIQPSILKTKTRLKTELGRVALANSITLTPGTVTIDVDEEGQYIIHAITEYDAQSFQEMEKRIKPIEG, translated from the coding sequence ATGAGTGTTGTATTGACTTTTGGGGTCCTTTTTTCATTCTGGATTCTGTTATCCGGACATTTCGATGCCATGCATTTGATGTTGGGGGTGGTCTGTTCCTATGGGGTGGCCTTTTTTTCTCATGAATTTTTGTTTCAAGGGATCCGTTTAAAAACGTTAATGAACCAAACCTTTCAGGTTATAAAATACCTGCCTTGGTTTTTATATCAGATTGTGATTGCCAACCTCGATGTGGCCTACCGGACCCTTCATCCGAAAATGCCGATACAACCCAGCATTTTGAAGACCAAAACCCGTTTAAAGACCGAATTGGGAAGGGTGGCCTTGGCCAATTCGATTACCCTGACACCGGGAACCGTCACCATCGATGTGGATGAAGAAGGCCAATATATCATTCACGCCATCACTGAATATGATGCTCAGAGCTTTCAGGAAATGGAAAAGCGAATTAAGCCCATTGAGGGTTAA
- a CDS encoding monovalent cation/H+ antiporter complex subunit F: MMFQVAAVFVVIAILVVLYRALSGPTVFDRILSTNLIGTKTVVLLALIGFIYDRPQFLDIALVYAIINFIATVAILKYIQSGNLD; encoded by the coding sequence ATGATGTTTCAAGTTGCTGCGGTCTTTGTTGTGATTGCCATACTGGTGGTGTTGTATCGAGCCCTTTCTGGGCCCACCGTTTTTGATCGGATTTTATCCACCAATTTGATAGGGACCAAGACCGTGGTCCTATTAGCCTTAATTGGTTTTATATATGATCGCCCCCAATTTTTGGATATTGCCCTGGTTTATGCAATCATTAACTTCATTGCAACGGTGGCTATATTGAAGTATATCCAAAGCGGAAACCTCGATTGA
- a CDS encoding DUF2309 domain-containing protein, with protein sequence MPIGTLESIHFKALENSERAQVRNCVDQANQFIARCWPLRTFIYRNPLQELEHLPFHQAINQGQDLFGGQGYLSNESYRNLYHSGKITDASILEALKKSQWPLEVDNILPLGKKKVDPIKILRLHLIYGMDPIRNSIFHWRVGNEKILSRYRSDVPVSIRKDPETGIIPFLWQGILRTLGITHNLEFKDKSEKDPSSPTTSKEGENFRFFLIDLSKVGNRWTLGDWIQEITEIPLRKQIDDQMIKWCSAFLDEGMASWEMPSREKGFYHSWLDVASLDRSAEIGRIKNFSYKIRGLPQNPEDTIAGCLTQMGVKNHLWPDYLKRHLSQMPGWASFIKWRTNEPENIWQQLYPIDPTQYLAVRLFYESELVDSICQKTWNIKGSLSEIQTFFRKFPETYPLANRGDERVENPADHYRLNIAWRFFNLAQFLGLDQDDIQNLSQKEVKKALELLDAFPSEHHGVIWLQALELSFRKTLLEKLSAPHQKDPSKPQSAPQAQAIFCIDARSEYLRRHMENIGPYETFGFAGFFGVPICFRPYGSDTEWLLCPALIKPEKRVFEIPLPAHEKETQKNETGSKWHHSGHGIFHDLKANNFSAYFLIDFLGGLFGLTFIAKTFFPFAYQRFREKLHHRLVPKVPTQLLLDRPSEANSSERGNVGFTLEEKTTLLENGLRLMGLTNHFAPVVFLCAHGSTSENNPYAAAYDCGACGGNHGGPNARALTSIANTPEVRKALKERGIEIPSSTLFIAGEHNTTTDQVILLDQEAIPPSHHANVSQLQKDLDQAGGLAAFERVKKLPGAPHAKSVENTFRHVRQRSGDWAQVRPEWGLSSNAAFIIGRRKLTQGIPLDGRVFMHSYDPEQDGTGKALDTIMTAPLLVVQWISMEYYFSSTDPLVYGSGSKVYHNVVSGVGVILGRQSDLRPGLPVQSVMNGEIHFHEPMRPLAIIESPIERVQGIIDRHEKLQQLFNNHWVNLLAVDPILGVFQEYQGNGRWESLNLKISSP encoded by the coding sequence ATGCCAATCGGAACTTTAGAATCAATTCATTTCAAAGCCTTAGAAAATTCCGAAAGAGCTCAAGTCCGCAACTGTGTTGATCAGGCCAATCAGTTCATCGCACGGTGCTGGCCACTGCGAACGTTTATATATCGAAATCCCCTTCAAGAGTTGGAACACCTCCCTTTCCACCAGGCCATCAACCAAGGACAGGATTTATTTGGAGGCCAGGGGTATCTTTCCAATGAATCTTATAGAAATCTTTATCATTCAGGGAAAATAACCGACGCCTCCATTTTGGAGGCATTAAAAAAATCCCAGTGGCCTCTGGAGGTGGATAACATTCTCCCCCTTGGAAAAAAGAAAGTTGATCCAATTAAGATACTCAGACTCCATTTAATTTATGGAATGGATCCCATTCGTAATTCCATATTCCATTGGAGGGTGGGGAACGAAAAGATATTGTCCCGATACCGTTCGGATGTCCCCGTTTCAATCAGAAAAGACCCTGAAACAGGGATCATCCCTTTCCTCTGGCAGGGCATCTTGAGAACCTTGGGTATAACCCATAACCTCGAATTCAAAGATAAATCCGAAAAGGACCCATCTTCCCCCACCACCTCCAAGGAAGGGGAAAATTTCCGGTTTTTTCTAATAGACCTTTCTAAGGTTGGAAACCGGTGGACTTTGGGTGATTGGATTCAGGAAATAACCGAGATCCCACTAAGAAAACAAATCGATGACCAGATGATAAAATGGTGTTCGGCTTTTTTAGATGAAGGCATGGCGTCCTGGGAAATGCCGTCTCGTGAAAAAGGTTTTTACCATTCGTGGCTAGATGTAGCTTCACTCGATCGATCGGCTGAAATCGGAAGAATAAAAAACTTTTCATATAAAATTCGGGGGCTTCCCCAGAACCCCGAGGACACCATTGCAGGATGCCTCACACAGATGGGTGTAAAAAACCACCTCTGGCCCGATTATTTGAAACGTCACCTCTCTCAAATGCCAGGATGGGCAAGCTTCATAAAGTGGCGTACCAATGAGCCCGAAAATATCTGGCAACAACTTTACCCCATTGATCCTACTCAATATTTGGCGGTCCGTCTTTTTTACGAGTCAGAACTGGTTGATTCCATTTGTCAAAAAACATGGAACATCAAAGGGTCGCTTTCCGAGATCCAAACCTTCTTTCGAAAATTTCCCGAAACTTATCCCCTGGCCAACCGGGGGGATGAGAGGGTTGAGAACCCGGCAGACCATTATCGCTTGAACATCGCCTGGCGTTTTTTTAATCTTGCCCAATTTCTGGGTCTCGATCAGGATGATATTCAAAACCTTTCTCAAAAAGAGGTCAAAAAGGCATTGGAACTCCTTGATGCCTTTCCATCGGAACACCATGGGGTTATTTGGCTTCAAGCCCTTGAGCTTTCCTTTCGAAAAACTCTTCTGGAAAAATTGAGTGCACCCCATCAAAAGGATCCATCAAAGCCCCAAAGCGCCCCCCAAGCCCAGGCGATTTTTTGTATCGATGCCCGATCCGAATACCTTCGCCGCCACATGGAAAATATTGGCCCCTACGAAACATTTGGATTCGCTGGATTCTTTGGTGTTCCCATTTGTTTTCGCCCTTATGGATCAGACACCGAATGGTTGCTCTGTCCCGCTTTAATTAAACCCGAGAAAAGGGTCTTTGAAATTCCTTTGCCTGCGCATGAAAAAGAAACCCAGAAAAATGAAACGGGATCCAAATGGCATCATTCAGGGCACGGCATCTTCCATGATTTAAAAGCCAACAACTTCTCCGCTTATTTCCTGATTGATTTTCTAGGAGGTTTATTTGGCCTTACCTTTATTGCAAAAACGTTTTTCCCCTTCGCCTACCAGAGATTTCGTGAAAAGCTCCACCACCGATTGGTTCCAAAAGTTCCAACCCAGCTTCTCTTGGATCGCCCCTCTGAAGCGAATTCATCAGAGCGAGGTAACGTGGGATTTACCCTCGAGGAGAAAACAACACTTTTAGAAAACGGCCTGCGACTAATGGGTTTAACAAACCATTTTGCGCCGGTGGTTTTTCTTTGTGCACACGGGAGCACCTCAGAAAATAATCCCTATGCGGCTGCATACGACTGCGGAGCTTGTGGAGGAAACCACGGAGGACCGAATGCCCGGGCGCTGACCTCCATCGCCAACACCCCCGAAGTACGAAAGGCGTTAAAGGAACGGGGAATTGAAATTCCCTCTTCCACCCTATTTATAGCTGGGGAACATAACACCACAACCGATCAGGTCATTCTCCTTGATCAGGAAGCCATTCCTCCCTCTCATCACGCAAATGTATCCCAGCTTCAAAAGGACCTCGACCAAGCGGGAGGGTTGGCCGCTTTTGAGCGCGTTAAAAAGCTTCCCGGAGCCCCCCATGCAAAATCCGTTGAAAATACGTTCCGTCATGTCCGGCAAAGAAGCGGGGACTGGGCACAAGTCCGGCCAGAGTGGGGCCTTTCCAGTAACGCAGCCTTTATTATCGGAAGAAGAAAGCTGACTCAAGGAATCCCTTTAGACGGACGGGTGTTTATGCATTCTTATGACCCGGAACAGGATGGGACCGGAAAAGCATTAGACACCATTATGACTGCCCCCCTGTTGGTGGTTCAATGGATTAGCATGGAGTATTATTTCTCAAGCACGGATCCTTTGGTTTACGGAAGCGGGAGCAAAGTTTATCATAATGTTGTTTCAGGAGTTGGGGTTATTCTGGGTCGGCAGAGTGATTTAAGACCAGGTCTCCCCGTGCAGTCGGTCATGAACGGGGAGATTCATTTTCATGAACCCATGAGGCCTTTGGCCATTATTGAATCCCCTATTGAAAGGGTCCAGGGAATTATTGACCGCCATGAAAAACTTCAACAGCTTTTCAACAACCATTGGGTAAATCTTCTCGCTGTGGATCCCATCCTTGGGGTTTTTCAGGAATACCAAGGAAATGGACGCTGGGAAAGTTTAAACCTGAAAATCTCTTCCCCTTAA
- a CDS encoding monovalent cation/H+ antiporter complex subunit F — protein MSIFFLGILLVLATIILIYLYRVLQGPTVFDRLLGLNGISSKAIMLLVIIGTLYERVPMFVDIAVGYALINLVGALAAAKYLEHKDYR, from the coding sequence ATGTCAATATTTTTCCTTGGAATCCTGTTGGTTTTAGCCACCATCATTTTAATCTACCTTTACCGTGTTCTACAGGGACCAACGGTTTTCGACCGACTTTTAGGGTTAAATGGAATCTCAAGTAAGGCCATTATGCTTCTAGTGATTATCGGAACCCTCTATGAAAGGGTGCCCATGTTCGTGGATATCGCCGTGGGGTATGCATTGATCAATTTGGTCGGCGCCCTAGCCGCAGCCAAGTATTTGGAGCATAAGGATTATAGATGA
- a CDS encoding Na+/H+ antiporter subunit E produces the protein MYTVGTFTRNAFLLFLLWVLLSGRMEPLFLVLGLVTAVGISALHGRHPEPPHPTIPFFRFMFFLPWLFYRILLSNFHTVFLILHPRLPINPKMILYQTHLRNPAAITLLANSITLTPGTVTAEVNSSNLVVHALDEDSANDLVTDRLEKKIFWVFGKKGTQ, from the coding sequence ATGTATACTGTAGGAACATTTACTCGAAACGCTTTCCTTTTATTTCTCCTTTGGGTGCTCCTTTCAGGGAGGATGGAACCCTTATTTCTGGTTCTGGGATTGGTCACTGCTGTCGGAATTTCAGCGTTGCACGGCCGGCATCCGGAACCACCCCATCCCACCATCCCTTTTTTCCGCTTTATGTTTTTCCTTCCCTGGCTTTTTTACAGAATCTTATTAAGTAATTTCCATACCGTCTTTTTGATTCTTCACCCCCGGTTGCCGATTAATCCCAAAATGATTCTATACCAAACCCACCTGCGAAATCCCGCTGCCATAACCCTACTGGCCAATTCAATCACATTAACCCCCGGAACGGTCACCGCCGAGGTAAATTCTTCGAACCTGGTGGTGCATGCTTTGGATGAAGATTCGGCAAATGACTTGGTCACGGATCGCTTGGAAAAAAAAATTTTTTGGGTTTTTGGAAAGAAAGGAACTCAATAA
- a CDS encoding cation:proton antiporter subunit C — protein MEFILAKYNYWIYIFLMMIGFYAMIAKKNLVKKIIGMNVFQTAVFLFYISISKVTGGTAPIVWEYARQYDNPLPHVLILTAIVVSVSTTAVALALISRIYESYGHIEEDKILSQQK, from the coding sequence ATGGAATTTATATTGGCCAAATACAACTACTGGATTTATATTTTTCTGATGATGATCGGATTTTACGCAATGATTGCCAAAAAAAATCTTGTAAAGAAAATTATTGGTATGAATGTCTTTCAAACCGCGGTTTTCCTGTTTTATATCTCCATTTCAAAGGTTACTGGAGGAACAGCCCCGATTGTGTGGGAATACGCCCGCCAATATGATAATCCATTACCCCATGTCCTCATCTTGACTGCCATTGTGGTTTCCGTCAGTACCACCGCCGTTGCCCTCGCCCTGATCTCCCGGATTTACGAATCCTATGGACATATAGAAGAAGACAAAATATTGAGCCAGCAGAAATAA